The Balnearium lithotrophicum region AACAACTGCCTCAAGTGGACTGTTTAACTTAGGACTTCTCCTATCCGGACTTTTAGGGTTCTTCGGGTTTAGAAGAAAGAAGCACTAATTTAAACTAAGTTAATTCAAATCCCCGGTTCTCCCTGTAGGCCGGGGATTTTTTTATACTTTATCCACAACTTTTGGAGGAATTAATGAGAAAGGCTTTACTACTTTGTTTAATACTTCTTGCTTCATGCGGCTTAGGTTCGGAGAGTAAAAAGCAGACCTCTAATGTTGAAACTAAAAAAACGGCCGTTTGCTCACAGGATACAGTACTTGCAGAAGGAAAGGGACTGAGAGTAACCCTATCGGACTATAAGTATACTCAGAGCTTACTTAACAGTAAGTCGAAGTCTTTCTTCTCCTCCCATCCTGAAGAACTTTTGAAGAGGATGGTGAACAGGAGGTTAGTCCTTAAGTATGTGGAAGACTCAGGACTTTCTAAGAAATATGGTTTGGATAGTGAGATAGAGGAATTTAAGAAAGACTACCTCTCAAGGCTTTACGTGTCTGAGGAAGCCAAGAAGAGACTTAAACCTGTAACCGATGAGGAGATTGTAAAACGGTTCAAGGAGCTCTTTCCCAAAAAGGACCCTTCAAAAATGAGTAAGGGTGACAGAAATTTTATAGAGAACGAACTGAAGGTTAAACACTACGATGAAGCCGTTAAATCAATATACAGTGAGGTTGAAAGAAAACTAAAGGTAAGTGATAAGGATGGAAAAATAACAGTAAGCTGCTGCTCAATAGAGGTTTCACAAAATCTGAAAGGGGGAGAGGATAAAAGCAGAGTTGAAAATCAACTTAAGGAGAGGTTTTTCAAGGAGTATTTCTACAAAAAGGCATTGGAAAAGGGATTTGACAAAGACCCAAACTTTCAAAGGATGTTAACCGAGTACTTTGCAAATAGGGCTATTGAAATCTTCAGGAAGGAGCTTGAGAGGGAAATTCACCTAAGCCCTGAAGAGTTGAAGGACTTTTATGAAAAGAACAGAGAAAAGTTCAAGATGCCAGACAGGGCTCAAGCAGTTGTTCTACTCTTTGAAGATAAGAAAAAGGCCATTGAAGCGAAAAAGTTACTCGAGTCCGGAAAGAGCTGGGAGGAGGTTTCAAAGAGGTTTGGAAAGTTTAATGCCAAACCAAAGTTCTACTTTAAGGATGCAAAGGATCCTGTAGGCTCCCTCATCTTTGCAGAAGGAGAACCAGAGAAAGGAAAGATTATGGTTGCTCAGTTCGGAGATAGGACGTACGCTGTTATCTACGTTATTAAGACTGTTAAGGGAGGAGTCCTTCCCTACGAGAAGGTTAAAAACTACGTGAAGTTGGTTTTAAAGAGGGAAAAGCTGAGGAAACTGGAAGAGGAAAAGTTGAGGGAGCTCTGGAAAAAGTACAACGTAAAATTGGAGAATCTTAACTGTATAGGGAGCTCTTAGGAGAGGAGCTCCTCCTTTGTCCTCTCCCATGTTGTTTGTGGAGAGGGAAACTTCTCCTTAAAGAAGTGTTCGTACCTCCTTACAACCTTTTCCCAGTTTGGGAGGCTCGTTTGTGCCCCTTCTGCTTCAATTGTAAACGAGGCGACAACAGAGGCAATCCTTCCAGCCGTTTTAACGTCGTAACCCTTTAGAAGGGAGGATAGAAATCCCGCCCTGTGGGAATCTCCAGCTCCAGTTGGGTCAACGACCCTTGACGGTTTTACAGCCGGAATCTTAAAGAGTTCTCCTTTAAACAGGATTATTGAACCTTGAGCCCCGAGGGAAACGCACACAAGCTTAGGGCCACTTATCTGACGGATACTTCTAATTTTCAAAATTTCCTTTAATCTCTTTGCCTCGTGATTGTTCATAAAGAGCATGTGAACAAACGGCAAAATCCTTACAACTCTGTAAGGATAATTAAAAGTCTCCTGACCTGGATCAAAGCTAACAACATTTTTTACTTTTTTCTTTAAAAGTCTGTAGTAGAACTCAAAGTGTCCTGTTGAAAAGTGGCAGATTTCACTCTCGGAAGATAGTTTGTACGCCTTCTCAATATTTTCAAACAAAATTTTTCTCGTTTCTCTCTTGTTTTCGTAGTAGTATAGAACTTGGTCATCGCTGTTTTCCTTGCTTACAATAAAGCTTCTGGGCATTAAACACCTTGAGGGAATAATTCCGCTTGTATCCACTCCCTCATTTTTTAAGTGTCTTTTATAGTTCGTCTTCTCAAAATCCCTTCCGGAGACTGCAAAGAGGGAGCTCTTAACACCTAACCTTGCTGCAGCAACGGCAACGTTTGCTCCTGCTCCTCCGTACGTGTACCTGTACTTTTCAGCTAAAACGGTTTCATTGATAGAGGGAAATCTCTTTACGACCAATACGTTATCTATCACGATACTACCAAAGGAAAGTAACTCCCTTTTCAATCCTCCCTCCTCAAACTTTTAAGTTTCCTGCCAACCTCGTAGAGCTTCCTTCCAAGCCCAACCTTCTCCACAAACAGAGCTCCAATCCTCGTTTCTTTTCTTATAGCTCCACCTAACTCCTCAGAGGAGAAAACATCCTCTAAGGGGAAAAATCCTTTTTTCTTTAGGTTTTCTTTTGTTTTAGGACTTAAATCTGAAGAAAGAATGAGAATTCCTTCTCTGCCGTCCTTGAGCTTTTTTATGTTGTCCTGACCTATTACGGTTACTCCCGTTTTATGGCAGAGGGAGAGAAGGTGTAGAAAATAGTTTTTTAGTGCATTGAATGTTTCACTGTAAACATCTTCGGGATTTAACCTTCCCTTAAACTGCTTTTTAACAAACCTCTTTATACAATCGTAACTGGGGCAAACATTAAATCCCCTACCGGGCAACTTCCTTGCAACGTCCGGCAGGGGTTTACCTTCATGAATTACAAACCTTATAAACTCCTCATTCTCTCCCTTTTTCCTGCAACCTGAACAGGTCCTCAATCCTCGTCTCCAATCTCTTCTTCCAACTCTTCAAGCTTTTTAAAGTCACTTTCCTTAATTATGTCTATTCCCACAACGTGACCTGCCTGAGCTGCCAATTTTGAAACGAGCCTTGCATTAACTCCTCTCTTTCCAATAGCCAGCGAGAGCTGGTCGTCTGGAACAACAACCTCTACGCGGAGCTCCCCATTTTCATC contains the following coding sequences:
- a CDS encoding PfkB family carbohydrate kinase yields the protein MKRELLSFGSIVIDNVLVVKRFPSINETVLAEKYRYTYGGAGANVAVAAARLGVKSSLFAVSGRDFEKTNYKRHLKNEGVDTSGIIPSRCLMPRSFIVSKENSDDQVLYYYENKRETRKILFENIEKAYKLSSESEICHFSTGHFEFYYRLLKKKVKNVVSFDPGQETFNYPYRVVRILPFVHMLFMNNHEAKRLKEILKIRSIRQISGPKLVCVSLGAQGSIILFKGELFKIPAVKPSRVVDPTGAGDSHRAGFLSSLLKGYDVKTAGRIASVVASFTIEAEGAQTSLPNWEKVVRRYEHFFKEKFPSPQTTWERTKEELLS
- a CDS encoding peptidyl-prolyl cis-trans isomerase, coding for MRKALLLCLILLASCGLGSESKKQTSNVETKKTAVCSQDTVLAEGKGLRVTLSDYKYTQSLLNSKSKSFFSSHPEELLKRMVNRRLVLKYVEDSGLSKKYGLDSEIEEFKKDYLSRLYVSEEAKKRLKPVTDEEIVKRFKELFPKKDPSKMSKGDRNFIENELKVKHYDEAVKSIYSEVERKLKVSDKDGKITVSCCSIEVSQNLKGGEDKSRVENQLKERFFKEYFYKKALEKGFDKDPNFQRMLTEYFANRAIEIFRKELEREIHLSPEELKDFYEKNREKFKMPDRAQAVVLLFEDKKKAIEAKKLLESGKSWEEVSKRFGKFNAKPKFYFKDAKDPVGSLIFAEGEPEKGKIMVAQFGDRTYAVIYVIKTVKGGVLPYEKVKNYVKLVLKREKLRKLEEEKLRELWKKYNVKLENLNCIGSS
- a CDS encoding DUF448 domain-containing protein; translated protein: MRTCSGCRKKGENEEFIRFVIHEGKPLPDVARKLPGRGFNVCPSYDCIKRFVKKQFKGRLNPEDVYSETFNALKNYFLHLLSLCHKTGVTVIGQDNIKKLKDGREGILILSSDLSPKTKENLKKKGFFPLEDVFSSEELGGAIRKETRIGALFVEKVGLGRKLYEVGRKLKSLRRED